The following DNA comes from Capsicum annuum cultivar UCD-10X-F1 chromosome 7, UCD10Xv1.1, whole genome shotgun sequence.
TCTTCGATTGTACTTTCGCTACAAAGTAAGGATTTTTTGGTTGAATTGCGCACCCACTTTTGAATACATTAGCACCAAATGTGTCATGGAGATCATTCACCTTGTGATCAGTGGATCTTTTCCAACTAGCTGAATAAAAAAAGTTAATTGATCAAGATGACAAACAAAAATCTCATGAAAACTCAGAGATACTCTatccattttattttaaatggTGTTATTTTATTTAACATGGAATTCGAGAAATAAACAATACTTTTGACACATATCAACAGAGCTAGAAAATGAGATTTAACTTCACTACTCacaacttttcaaaaaaattacaaaaactgCCCATAGCAGGCTCATTTTGTCGCCGAACCAAACAACTGaacctttttaaaaccctttaGAACTTGTATTGCTAAAAGTTTCATGACTTTTATATGAATTCAAGATCATATACAACTATacaaagatgtcattttttctgtaacaaacaaaaaagaaaggaattgaaatacatataaaaatgaaaTGGAAGAGTAGatataaaattcttaaatttgtGTCTACCTTTTAAACGTGACTCCTTGTTATTAAATGTGCCAGACCTCTCGTTCACTTCCTCCTCCTCAGTCTCTTCTCCCTCCTCCTCCtgatcatcatcataatcaagatATCCTTCCTCTTCCACATGCTTGCGTTTGGAATGTGTCACCTTTTTAGTCTCTTCTTtatcttcctcctcttcttcctcaaATTCATCCTCCTCTTCATAAACTTCTTCCTCTTGCACGTCCTTCCATTTTGAACATCGCATCTTTTTGGTCTGATCGTATTCCTTATCCCCATCCTTCAAGGAATCCTTATCACTACGATTAGAATAAGAACTACTGTTGCTATATCTAGCCCAATTCTTTCCTTTTGGCTCTACGCACTTTTGATGTTCAATATTCATTTCTTCTGATTCCTCCAACACACCCAATTTTAAACATCCATCCTCTTTCTTTTCATACCCATTAGATCCAAGTAtcttgatattaaatattttatttccatCATAGTCAAAAATTAGAAAGTCACCATGCTTTAACTTGTTGTCCTTGACGAATTTCGGCCATCCATACTGAAAATAAATTTCTCTTCCTATTTTTGCCACTCGCATAGACCATATATGGCCAAGTCGATCCCTTAGGGAGACCCTCTTAGGTAACTTTCCATTCTTGTAATCCCTAAAACCTGGAGGAATTTTCTGAAAAATAGTTTCACTTTAGGATAAATAATGTACAACAACATCAATCTTTTTTAATTAGATTGACCAATAATAAAATCACCCAATATAAGGCGGAAATAAATTTTTGGAGGTTAAAATTCAAGAATGTAACTCTTTcagaaattataaaataaagatgagGCATTCTCATAGTTTTACTCCAATGTTACTTCCTTTAACACTCGCGATATAAATAATTTGAAAGTGATATATGCAATTTAGGACATCTACTGACTGTATTgtacataaaaatcatataacTTAGGAGATTTAACATATATAAAATACTTATATAAAATTTACTTGCATCAGACAAGGAATATTTCCCATTTATTACTTTCCCTCTCCGTACTCATAACCCACATCTTCAAAAAGTCTAACTTTAAAAGGTTTCAATGAAAAGAGTCAGCAAGAATCGTAGATCATGACACAAGAAAAGGCATAccagaaaaaaaatttaaaaaaccatGAGGCTCTAAGTTCATTTTGTATCAAATGTTTGCTGATACAAATCTACCAAGGCCTTTC
Coding sequences within:
- the LOC107876424 gene encoding B3 domain-containing protein At4g34400-like, with the protein product MEKGFFKVYSTETSAKQLKIPPGFRDYKNGKLPKRVSLRDRLGHIWSMRVAKIGREIYFQYGWPKFVKDNKLKHGDFLIFDYDGNKIFNIKILGSNGYEKKEDGCLKLGVLEESEEMNIEHQKCVEPKGKNWARYSNSSSYSNRSDKDSLKDGDKEYDQTKKMRCSKWKDVQEEEVYEEEDEFEEEEEEDKEETKKVTHSKRKHVEEEGYLDYDDDQEEEGEETEEEEVNERSGTFNNKESRLKEKMTSLYSCI